A stretch of the Deltaproteobacteria bacterium genome encodes the following:
- a CDS encoding PAS domain S-box protein translates to MDEIAPFISKEYDGRLNIGIAGGGKACLDLLRLLNPEHGRLQNLRMRILGVYDRDSKAPGVVYARALNLPTTTDLREFLALRGLNLIIELTGSEECLLDIHKNRPSGVSVIDGRAAQLVRELVRIETEQWELERRRNLYQGREQKQVQEILDSLPYRIMVVGMDKRIHAVNRTFLKEFGYSRREVIGRYCYDVRYGLNRPCQEEGKTCFLEERLSEIREKGLFSTYKERVDEKGDTRFDVVTIAPIYDDAGNIVQILEVSRDVTERMKLEREVRRAKTFFEMVIQSSVDGIVVVDTKGKVLIFNEGMERLTGYSAEEIINKGHLSNFYDIDIARENMKKMRSDQYGPPGKLNPTSMTVTSKTGERIPVTLSASIISIDGKEIGSVGIFTDMREVLKMRKELEEANLQLFQSQKIASVGRMAAGVAHEINNPLSAILIYTELLKEVVKDDPQHKADLQEIIDQTMRCKKIVSELLEFSRKPSGKTTAFSLEDIITKCLSLLTSKASFHDISVTTDIEKDMPQLTGDADQIQQVFTNLFINAADAMQGKGRLDITARFEHNRNMFVVEVSDTGPGIPEKYRDKVFDIFFSSKPVGKGTGLGLSISQNIIKLHGGSLYFKCPPGGGTTFFVELPLEYSAPPSEEEEIFIGLDESHE, encoded by the coding sequence GTGGATGAGATAGCACCTTTCATTTCGAAAGAGTATGACGGCCGCCTCAATATCGGGATTGCAGGCGGAGGGAAGGCTTGTCTGGATCTGCTCCGGCTGCTGAATCCCGAGCACGGACGACTGCAAAACCTCAGGATGAGAATACTCGGAGTCTACGATAGGGATAGCAAGGCCCCGGGGGTTGTCTATGCACGTGCCTTAAACCTCCCGACCACCACGGATCTTCGTGAATTCCTGGCACTGAGGGGCCTGAACCTGATCATTGAATTGACGGGATCGGAGGAATGCCTCCTCGATATTCATAAAAACAGGCCCTCCGGGGTCTCCGTTATCGACGGCCGGGCGGCCCAACTTGTCAGGGAGCTTGTCCGAATCGAAACCGAACAATGGGAACTGGAGAGGCGGCGCAACCTATATCAGGGTAGGGAACAAAAGCAGGTCCAGGAAATTCTGGACAGCCTCCCCTACCGCATCATGGTCGTAGGGATGGATAAAAGGATCCACGCGGTGAACCGGACCTTTTTGAAGGAGTTCGGTTACTCGCGTAGAGAAGTTATTGGAAGGTATTGTTACGATGTACGCTACGGGCTGAACAGACCCTGTCAGGAAGAAGGCAAAACCTGTTTCCTTGAAGAACGCTTGTCTGAGATACGGGAAAAGGGGTTGTTCAGCACTTACAAAGAACGCGTGGATGAAAAGGGGGATACCCGGTTCGACGTCGTGACCATTGCTCCCATCTATGACGATGCCGGAAATATCGTACAGATCCTGGAGGTCTCCCGGGATGTGACGGAGAGAATGAAGCTGGAGCGGGAAGTCAGGCGCGCAAAGACTTTTTTCGAGATGGTGATCCAGAGCAGTGTAGACGGCATCGTGGTTGTAGATACCAAGGGTAAAGTTCTCATCTTTAATGAAGGAATGGAAAGGCTGACAGGATACTCTGCGGAGGAAATCATCAACAAGGGACACTTGAGCAACTTCTATGACATCGATATCGCACGTGAAAACATGAAAAAAATGAGGAGTGACCAGTACGGTCCCCCTGGAAAATTAAATCCCACCAGCATGACGGTTACCTCCAAAACCGGGGAAAGAATTCCAGTTACCCTCTCCGCCTCTATCATTTCCATCGACGGTAAAGAGATAGGCAGCGTCGGCATCTTTACCGACATGCGGGAAGTTTTGAAAATGAGGAAAGAACTCGAAGAGGCGAATCTTCAGTTGTTTCAGTCCCAGAAAATCGCTTCCGTCGGAAGGATGGCCGCCGGTGTGGCCCATGAAATCAACAATCCCCTTTCCGCGATCCTCATTTACACCGAACTTCTTAAAGAAGTGGTCAAGGATGATCCACAGCATAAGGCTGACTTACAGGAAATCATCGATCAGACCATGCGTTGCAAGAAGATCGTTTCCGAGCTGCTGGAATTCAGTCGAAAACCCTCGGGAAAAACCACCGCTTTCAGCCTGGAAGACATCATAACCAAATGTCTCAGCCTCCTGACCAGCAAGGCGAGCTTTCACGATATTTCCGTAACAACGGATATTGAGAAAGATATGCCGCAACTGACCGGGGACGCGGACCAGATACAACAGGTCTTCACGAATCTCTTCATCAATGCGGCGGATGCGATGCAAGGGAAAGGCCGCTTGGACATCACGGCCCGGTTTGAACACAACCGAAACATGTTCGTGGTGGAAGTCTCCGATACGGGTCCGGGCATTCCTGAGAAATACCGTGACAAAGTATTTGACATCTTCTTTTCTTCCAAACCCGTGGGGAAGGGAACCGGTCTGGGTCTGAGCATATCTCAAAATATCATCAAACTTCACGGAGGAAGTCTGTATTTCAAGTGTCCTCCCGGCGGCGGAACGACCTTCTTCGTGGAACTTCCCCTTGAATACTCGGCCCCACCGAGCGAAGAAGAAGAGATCTTTATCGGATTGGATGAAAGCCATGAATGA
- a CDS encoding response regulator, whose product MNEDIRILVVDDERAIREGCRRLLGGKGYQVETAENGLKALDIMASNSPDIVLLDLKMPNMGGEEALEIIRNRHPEVPVIIITGHGTVDTAVECMKKGAYDFITKPFQVDQFLITIHRAAEKRRLELQTRLFREENLRNLYDLSLEKSRLKTIINCMADGVLVTNRNMEVVLHNPALLRLLEIPEKIDFPAPIQEIIKDESLVRTLQEVQQHDEHKGEFRLQELQVGDRVLRAVSAPAVAADQDGDYSVVGMVTVIEDITLFKRLDQMKTDFVNMVAHELRSPLVSIRQLNSVLLEGLAGPLREKQKNYIERSMKKIDNLLDLINDLLHIAKLEDGVFERPPVEVDLKRVIEETCGLMESRARNQGVELSYTCEDIGTIKADPKNVEEIINNLISNAVNYSPHGGKVEVCARRLRDQVEITVSDTGIGIAPEELPKIFEKFYRVKHPETRRITGTGLGLSIVKTIVESCNGKIEVDSVPNKGTTFRIFLPAEA is encoded by the coding sequence ATGAATGAAGATATTCGGATACTGGTAGTAGACGATGAAAGGGCCATCCGTGAAGGCTGTCGCCGCCTGCTCGGCGGAAAAGGATACCAAGTGGAGACCGCCGAAAACGGACTGAAGGCCCTGGATATCATGGCCTCGAATTCTCCTGACATAGTCCTGCTCGACCTGAAAATGCCCAATATGGGAGGTGAAGAAGCTCTCGAAATCATTCGAAACCGCCACCCTGAAGTACCGGTAATCATCATCACGGGTCACGGCACGGTGGACACCGCCGTTGAGTGCATGAAAAAGGGCGCTTATGATTTCATTACCAAACCCTTTCAGGTGGACCAGTTTTTAATCACCATTCATCGGGCGGCGGAAAAACGGAGGTTGGAACTCCAGACAAGGTTATTCCGAGAAGAAAATCTTCGAAATCTATACGATTTGAGTCTTGAGAAGAGCCGTCTTAAAACCATCATAAACTGCATGGCCGACGGCGTGCTGGTGACCAACCGCAACATGGAAGTCGTATTGCACAATCCGGCCCTTCTCAGGCTTCTCGAAATCCCGGAGAAGATCGACTTTCCTGCTCCCATTCAGGAGATCATCAAGGATGAATCTCTTGTAAGAACCCTTCAAGAAGTTCAACAGCACGATGAACATAAAGGTGAGTTTCGTCTTCAAGAACTCCAGGTGGGGGACCGGGTGCTTCGTGCCGTATCAGCTCCAGCGGTTGCCGCGGATCAGGATGGAGATTATTCAGTAGTAGGAATGGTTACCGTCATTGAGGACATCACCCTTTTCAAACGCCTGGATCAAATGAAGACGGATTTTGTCAACATGGTAGCCCATGAGCTGCGAAGTCCTCTTGTCTCCATCCGCCAATTAAACAGTGTACTCCTGGAGGGGCTGGCTGGCCCCCTCCGGGAAAAACAGAAGAACTATATCGAAAGAAGCATGAAAAAAATCGACAACCTTCTCGATCTCATCAACGATCTTCTTCATATCGCCAAACTGGAGGACGGGGTTTTCGAAAGACCTCCCGTAGAAGTCGACCTGAAGCGGGTGATTGAAGAGACTTGTGGACTCATGGAATCAAGGGCGAGAAACCAGGGGGTCGAACTGTCATATACATGCGAAGACATCGGCACGATCAAGGCCGATCCGAAAAATGTCGAGGAGATCATCAATAACCTCATCAGCAATGCGGTCAATTACTCCCCCCATGGGGGAAAGGTCGAGGTATGCGCGAGAAGACTCAGGGACCAGGTGGAGATCACTGTTTCCGACACCGGTATCGGTATAGCACCTGAAGAACTTCCCAAGATATTTGAGAAATTTTACAGGGTCAAGCATCCCGAAACGCGCAGGATCACGGGAACGGGCCTCGGGCTTTCGATCGTCAAGACCATCGTGGAATCCTGCAACGGGAAAATAGAAGTCGATAGCGTGCCGAACAAAGGGACGACCTTCAGAATTTTTCTACCAGCCGAAGCCTGA